One region of Mucilaginibacter sp. 14171R-50 genomic DNA includes:
- a CDS encoding transcriptional regulator, with protein MTIDQVVHFDVQPVDVAIQDKPNFEQINMINQLDEDDRTVVFKIIDTMLTKKKFKDFFNNNLAAL; from the coding sequence ATGACCATTGACCAGGTTGTGCACTTTGATGTTCAACCCGTAGATGTAGCCATTCAGGACAAGCCTAATTTCGAGCAGATCAATATGATCAACCAACTGGATGAGGACGACCGCACTGTGGTTTTTAAGATTATTGATACTATGCTTACCAAAAAGAAGTTCAAGGACTTCTTTAATAATAATTTAGCTGCCCTATAA
- a CDS encoding toxin-antitoxin system YwqK family antitoxin: MRKILFFISVCLASLGHTTVRGQRIPDGGMHKVHIDQPGLTADAEILPVKNPAHPGAGRWYYWFSSGRLYQTQGGFGGHLLHGVFHSFYDSGAMMESGSFAAGLKTGTWRSWNSDGTLKQTVSYQEGLRSGPFAVYDAEGKVRQEGRYRDDLLEGAVKYYTRSDSSSVTWYHRGRVTRHQPLLKRLNPFKKRNRADTTAIATPQQ; encoded by the coding sequence ATGAGAAAAATATTGTTTTTTATATCCGTTTGCCTGGCTTCCCTGGGGCATACCACCGTTCGCGGGCAGCGTATTCCGGACGGCGGGATGCACAAGGTGCATATCGACCAGCCCGGGCTGACGGCCGATGCAGAAATTTTACCGGTGAAAAATCCGGCCCATCCCGGCGCTGGCCGCTGGTACTACTGGTTTAGCAGCGGGAGGCTCTACCAGACGCAGGGCGGCTTTGGCGGGCACCTGCTTCACGGGGTATTCCACTCTTTTTATGACAGCGGAGCCATGATGGAAAGCGGGAGTTTCGCCGCAGGTCTGAAGACCGGGACCTGGCGTTCCTGGAATTCCGACGGTACGCTTAAGCAAACGGTCAGTTACCAGGAGGGCCTGCGCTCCGGCCCTTTTGCCGTTTACGATGCCGAGGGAAAGGTCCGTCAGGAGGGAAGGTACCGCGATGACCTGCTGGAAGGGGCGGTAAAATATTATACGCGAAGTGATTCATCTTCCGTGACCTGGTACCACCGTGGCCGCGTGACCCGCCATCAGCCTTTATTAAAGCGATTGAACCCTTTCAAAAAACGCAACCGTGCCGACACCACAGCCATTGCCACGCCACAGCAGTAG
- a CDS encoding type II secretion system protein J, which yields MGNKHLKAFTLTEMIMVMLLTAIVVAMAYEVLRIVYKTHAAFAAKNERVNDVERLEHWLRRDFQKAEVILGNDHSVRLLSTGDTVSYVFADSLVIRRAVRVDSFRIATSDLVTAFRAQPVQAAGEQMPIDELTFSILLEKQQLPENFFKWYSATQLINLTNGIDRHQ from the coding sequence ATGGGAAATAAGCATTTGAAGGCATTTACCCTCACGGAGATGATCATGGTGATGCTGCTGACGGCTATTGTCGTGGCAATGGCCTACGAAGTTCTCCGGATCGTTTACAAAACACACGCGGCCTTTGCGGCAAAAAATGAGCGGGTCAATGACGTGGAACGATTGGAACACTGGTTGCGGCGCGACTTTCAAAAGGCGGAGGTCATCCTTGGGAACGACCATTCCGTCCGCCTGTTAAGCACTGGCGATACGGTGTCTTATGTTTTTGCGGACAGCCTTGTTATTCGCCGGGCGGTGCGGGTGGATTCCTTCCGCATTGCGACAAGCGATCTGGTAACAGCCTTTAGGGCTCAGCCGGTGCAGGCCGCTGGTGAGCAGATGCCCATAGATGAATTGACATTTAGTATTTTGCTCGAAAAGCAGCAGCTTCCGGAGAATTTCTTCAAATGGTACAGCGCAACGCAACTTATCAACCTGACAAATGGCATCGATCGACATCAGTAA